One Natrinema marinum genomic window carries:
- a CDS encoding helix-turn-helix domain-containing protein — protein sequence MASGIRAEIKIDDPPDCVVAKVAAEADGRIHSVSKSTNPSAPERVTEEFMLEADSYPDEFDVDADLSPVFSYGSSSVYRFERDLDCGCPCESVERYDCPVVDVRAKGATLYMTFHAPDMQGLQAVIGELRENYANLDVQRLLQSQQDHDERNLVFVDRSMLTDRQLEVLETAHRMGYFEHPKRANAGEIAAELGITGTTFTEHLAAAQTKLLKAILDHD from the coding sequence ATGGCTTCCGGGATCCGTGCGGAGATAAAAATCGACGATCCGCCAGACTGCGTCGTCGCGAAGGTTGCGGCCGAGGCCGACGGGCGCATCCACTCCGTCTCGAAGAGCACCAACCCGTCCGCACCTGAGCGCGTGACCGAGGAGTTCATGCTCGAGGCCGACTCCTATCCCGACGAGTTCGACGTCGACGCCGACCTCTCGCCGGTCTTTTCGTACGGCTCGAGTTCGGTCTACCGGTTCGAACGCGATCTCGATTGTGGCTGTCCCTGCGAATCAGTCGAGCGATACGACTGTCCCGTCGTCGACGTTCGGGCGAAGGGCGCCACGCTGTACATGACCTTCCACGCGCCCGACATGCAGGGGCTGCAGGCCGTCATCGGCGAACTGCGCGAGAACTACGCGAACCTGGACGTCCAGCGGCTGCTCCAGTCCCAGCAGGACCACGACGAGCGCAATCTGGTCTTCGTCGATCGGAGCATGCTGACGGACCGCCAGCTGGAGGTCCTCGAGACCGCACACCGGATGGGCTACTTCGAACACCCGAAGCGGGCCAACGCCGGCGAGATCGCCGCCGAGCTCGGTATCACCGGGACGACGTTCACCGAGCACCTCGCCGCGGCACAGACCAAGCTTCTGAAGGCGATCCTCGACCACGATTGA
- a CDS encoding winged helix-turn-helix domain-containing protein, with product MSATNPDARETRKRGWQREDPVDPQAVLAALDDDACRCILEATSEESLTATEVSEQCDIPMSTAYRKVEMLTEADLVEETVRINTSGKHATEYRKNFDDVLVSVADGGLEIEMTKPDANSESGFGSSAAVADD from the coding sequence ATGTCCGCTACGAACCCCGACGCACGCGAGACCCGGAAGCGAGGATGGCAGCGCGAGGACCCCGTCGACCCTCAGGCCGTCCTGGCCGCGCTGGACGACGACGCCTGCCGATGCATCCTCGAGGCGACGAGCGAGGAGTCGCTGACGGCGACGGAAGTCTCCGAGCAGTGTGACATTCCGATGTCGACCGCCTACCGAAAGGTCGAGATGCTGACCGAGGCCGATCTGGTCGAAGAGACGGTTCGAATCAACACCTCGGGCAAGCACGCGACCGAGTACCGCAAGAACTTCGACGACGTGCTCGTCTCCGTCGCCGACGGGGGACTCGAGATCGAGATGACGAAACCCGACGCCAACTCGGAGTCCGGATTCGGCTCGAGCGCCGCGGTCGCCGATGACTGA
- a CDS encoding aldehyde ferredoxin oxidoreductase family protein, giving the protein MTELGGFQDRVARIDLSDGEVAYESIDDEDAKKYIGARGLGVKYVFDQGPDVDPLEPDNLLAFMNGPLSGTQVTMSGRIAVCTKSPLTGTVTDSHHGGWSGARLKWAGFDGLLFEGQADDPVYAVVEDGEVELRDASHLWGEGFHETRDTIEEEVEGSYGKNLSIMGIGPGGENGVKYACIMNEDDRASGRGGTGCVMGSKNLKAVVVKSTTKMPKPADPETFKEGHQQAMQAIRESEVTAPNEGGLSMYGTNVLMNIGEEMDGLPTKNGRYTSTKSMREAEGVDIDAERVSGENVRENILVDEPTCHSCPVACKKEVEVTAMHKGEELNVRTESYEYESAYALGPNSGHTDRDAVALMIDRCNDMGVDTIDTGNMMAMAMEMSEEGKLEGVGELEWGDTETMIDMIERIAHREDNLADLLAEGPRRVADRKDAEENSLAVKGQTIAAYDPRCMKGMGIGYATSNRGACHLRGYTPAAEILGIPEKVDPYEYEGKGELTAQFQDLHAISDSFDICKFNAFAEGIEEYVTQYNGMTGRDVTEEELLEAGERVYNLERYYNNLNGFDGADDSLPARFLEDGIRGQGASEGEYCELEEMKAEYYDYRGWVDGVVPDEKLDELGIDLGPGTGVSGEGGAAVSGDD; this is encoded by the coding sequence ATGACCGAACTCGGCGGATTCCAAGACAGGGTCGCCCGCATCGATCTCTCGGACGGCGAGGTCGCCTACGAGTCGATCGACGACGAGGACGCGAAGAAGTATATCGGTGCGCGGGGACTGGGTGTAAAGTACGTCTTCGACCAGGGGCCGGATGTCGATCCGCTCGAGCCCGACAACCTGCTCGCGTTCATGAACGGGCCGCTGTCGGGCACGCAAGTGACGATGAGCGGCCGGATCGCCGTCTGTACGAAATCGCCGCTGACCGGCACCGTCACCGACAGCCACCACGGCGGCTGGTCGGGCGCCCGGCTCAAGTGGGCCGGCTTCGACGGCTTGCTGTTCGAGGGGCAGGCCGACGACCCGGTCTATGCCGTCGTCGAAGACGGCGAGGTCGAACTCCGGGACGCCTCCCACCTCTGGGGCGAGGGCTTCCACGAGACCCGTGACACCATCGAGGAGGAAGTCGAGGGCTCCTACGGCAAGAACCTGAGCATCATGGGGATCGGCCCCGGCGGCGAGAACGGGGTCAAGTACGCCTGCATCATGAACGAGGACGACCGCGCCTCGGGCCGGGGCGGCACCGGCTGTGTGATGGGGTCGAAGAACCTCAAGGCGGTCGTCGTCAAGTCCACCACGAAGATGCCCAAGCCGGCCGACCCTGAAACGTTCAAAGAGGGCCACCAGCAGGCAATGCAGGCCATCCGGGAGTCGGAAGTCACCGCGCCCAACGAGGGCGGGCTCTCGATGTACGGGACGAACGTCCTCATGAACATCGGCGAGGAGATGGACGGCCTCCCGACGAAGAACGGCCGCTACACCTCGACGAAGAGCATGCGCGAGGCCGAGGGCGTCGACATCGATGCCGAGCGCGTCTCCGGCGAGAACGTCCGCGAGAACATCCTCGTCGACGAGCCGACCTGTCACTCCTGTCCCGTCGCCTGCAAGAAGGAAGTCGAAGTGACGGCGATGCACAAGGGCGAGGAGCTGAACGTCCGCACCGAGTCCTACGAGTACGAGTCGGCCTACGCGCTCGGCCCGAACTCCGGGCACACCGACCGCGACGCCGTCGCGCTGATGATCGACCGCTGTAACGACATGGGCGTCGACACCATCGATACGGGCAACATGATGGCGATGGCCATGGAGATGTCCGAGGAGGGCAAACTCGAGGGCGTCGGCGAGTTAGAGTGGGGCGACACCGAGACGATGATCGACATGATCGAGCGGATCGCCCACCGCGAGGACAACCTCGCCGACTTGCTGGCCGAGGGGCCGCGCCGCGTCGCCGACCGGAAGGACGCCGAGGAGAACTCGCTGGCTGTCAAAGGCCAGACCATCGCGGCCTACGACCCGCGCTGTATGAAGGGGATGGGCATCGGCTACGCCACCTCGAACCGCGGGGCCTGCCACCTGCGAGGGTACACCCCGGCCGCGGAGATCCTCGGAATTCCGGAGAAAGTCGACCCCTACGAGTACGAGGGCAAGGGCGAACTCACCGCCCAGTTCCAGGACCTCCACGCCATCAGCGACTCCTTCGACATCTGCAAGTTCAACGCCTTCGCGGAGGGCATCGAGGAGTACGTCACCCAGTACAACGGGATGACCGGCCGCGACGTGACCGAGGAGGAACTCCTCGAGGCCGGCGAGCGCGTCTACAACTTGGAGCGCTACTACAACAACCTGAACGGCTTCGACGGCGCGGACGACTCGCTGCCCGCGCGCTTCCTCGAGGACGGCATCCGCGGTCAAGGGGCAAGCGAGGGCGAGTACTGCGAACTCGAGGAGATGAAAGCGGAGTACTACGACTACCGCGGCTGGGTCGACGGTGTCGTCCCCGACGAGAAACTCGACGAACTCGGCATCGATCTCGGCCCCGGCACGGGCGTCAGCGGCGAGGGCGGCGCGGCGGTTTCGGGCGACGACTGA
- a CDS encoding bacterio-opsin activator domain-containing protein, giving the protein MNDVDAERGGDIGDSAAAARALESVVDPVVAVADGTVTYANAAARDAFDLGEADRDAATALGARWGRLAAAIDETTVGTARRVEFGEDDLESARVHRGADGATITFGLDGSADAGDESPGTSDRLVKDRALEEAPVGITISDPDMDDNPLVYVNESYEEMTGYAFDEVVGRNCRFLQGEDSDEDAIAEMAAAIDAERPVTVELKNYRKDGTAFWNEVTIAPVRDEDGRVTNYVGFQNDITARKEAELALEERTEELEYILDRVEGLIQDVTAVVAGSTDRSELEAEVCDRIAAEDGYDGAWIGERNPASGTIDVRSSAGADPEADSIATGTDHPAAETLETGDLAVDTVDGTTRAAFPLSYNGIEYGVLTVRTDRDRAVDDREAVILSALARAVASGINARETSRVLTTDAVVAVELELTDTALAPVALSAAADCRLEYRRSVHRTDDETASLFTATGASADEITAAAADLSDVDCRVVVQRDDECLVELTSSVDLVGWLSERGARTRAIESDAGRARVTLEIPRSANVRSIVEAVEDRYDGTDVRSFQQRERDGETREEFAARLEEALTDRQFGALQRAYLGGYFEWPRPTTGEELAQSMGVSRPTFHEHLRTAEAKLCRAFFGDA; this is encoded by the coding sequence ATGAACGATGTCGACGCGGAGCGCGGTGGTGACATCGGCGACTCTGCGGCGGCGGCGCGTGCGCTCGAGTCCGTCGTCGATCCGGTTGTCGCGGTCGCCGACGGGACAGTTACGTACGCGAACGCGGCTGCCCGCGACGCCTTCGACCTCGGCGAGGCCGACCGCGACGCGGCGACCGCGCTCGGAGCGCGCTGGGGCCGACTCGCCGCGGCGATCGACGAGACGACGGTCGGCACCGCCCGCCGAGTCGAGTTCGGCGAGGACGACCTCGAGAGCGCGCGCGTCCACCGCGGGGCCGACGGCGCGACGATCACGTTCGGCCTCGACGGCAGCGCCGACGCGGGCGACGAGTCGCCCGGAACGAGCGACCGGCTGGTCAAAGACCGCGCGCTCGAGGAGGCCCCGGTCGGGATCACGATCTCCGATCCCGACATGGACGACAACCCGCTGGTCTACGTCAACGAGTCCTACGAGGAGATGACCGGCTACGCGTTCGACGAGGTCGTCGGTCGTAACTGTCGGTTCCTGCAAGGTGAGGACTCCGACGAGGACGCCATCGCCGAGATGGCCGCGGCGATCGACGCCGAGCGCCCGGTCACCGTCGAACTCAAAAACTACCGCAAGGACGGCACCGCGTTCTGGAACGAGGTGACGATCGCTCCCGTTCGCGACGAGGACGGCCGCGTCACCAACTACGTCGGCTTCCAGAACGACATCACCGCGCGTAAGGAGGCCGAACTCGCCCTCGAGGAGCGGACCGAGGAACTCGAGTACATCCTCGACCGCGTCGAAGGGCTGATCCAGGACGTCACCGCCGTCGTCGCCGGCTCGACCGACCGCTCGGAACTCGAGGCCGAGGTCTGCGACCGGATCGCTGCGGAAGACGGCTACGACGGGGCCTGGATCGGCGAACGCAACCCCGCGTCCGGGACGATCGACGTCCGCTCGAGCGCGGGCGCCGACCCCGAAGCCGACAGCATCGCGACCGGTACGGACCACCCCGCCGCCGAGACGCTCGAGACGGGCGACCTCGCGGTCGACACCGTCGACGGCACGACACGCGCCGCGTTTCCGCTGTCGTACAACGGCATCGAGTACGGCGTTCTGACGGTCCGGACCGATCGAGACCGCGCCGTCGACGACCGCGAAGCCGTCATCCTTTCGGCGCTTGCCCGTGCGGTCGCCAGCGGGATCAACGCCCGCGAGACCAGCCGCGTGCTCACCACCGACGCCGTCGTCGCCGTCGAACTCGAGTTGACCGATACCGCTCTCGCGCCCGTCGCCCTCTCGGCCGCGGCCGACTGCCGGCTCGAATACCGCCGGTCGGTCCATCGCACCGACGACGAGACGGCGTCGCTCTTCACGGCGACCGGCGCGAGCGCCGACGAGATCACCGCGGCCGCGGCCGACCTGTCCGATGTCGACTGCCGCGTCGTCGTCCAGCGCGACGACGAGTGTCTGGTCGAACTCACCAGTTCGGTGGATCTGGTCGGCTGGCTCTCCGAGCGCGGTGCCCGCACTCGGGCGATCGAGAGCGACGCCGGCCGAGCGCGCGTCACCCTCGAGATCCCCCGATCGGCGAACGTCCGCTCGATCGTCGAGGCCGTCGAGGACCGCTACGACGGGACCGACGTCCGCTCCTTCCAGCAGCGAGAACGCGACGGCGAGACCCGCGAGGAGTTCGCCGCCCGGCTCGAGGAGGCGCTGACCGACCGCCAGTTCGGCGCGCTCCAGCGGGCGTATCTCGGCGGCTACTTCGAGTGGCCCCGGCCGACGACCGGGGAGGAACTCGCCCAGTCGATGGGCGTCTCGCGGCCGACCTTCCACGAACACCTGCGGACGGCCGAGGCGAAGCTCTGCCGGGCGTTCTTCGGGGATGCGTAG
- a CDS encoding DUF1328 family protein → MLTFATPLQIGGGGFLYWAIIFFILAIVAAAVGARGVAGVSMEIARIFVLIFIILAVVALLL, encoded by the coding sequence ATGCTCACGTTCGCAACTCCGCTGCAGATCGGTGGCGGTGGCTTCCTGTACTGGGCGATCATTTTCTTCATCCTCGCCATCGTCGCCGCCGCGGTCGGCGCCCGCGGCGTCGCCGGGGTCTCGATGGAGATCGCGCGGATCTTCGTGCTGATCTTCATCATCCTCGCGGTGGTCGCGTTACTGTTATAG